The Thermodesulfobacteriota bacterium genome contains a region encoding:
- a CDS encoding glycosyltransferase family 4 protein yields MDSPCLAALAGITARAFLTHILFGLGLTALSAAITWLMASRVRILDIPNQRSSHSQPTPRSGGVAIVLTFLVGLAAIFLWGDRTPIGRPYFQGFLAASMIVALISFADDVRPRPLLVRLAVQTAASLAVLAAGIVIDEIGFPWQGTIALGWLAWPVSLLWILGLTNAFNFMDGLDGLAAGVAVLVSLLFALITLSQGSTFVYITCYAVAAGALGFLAFNFSPARIFMGDVGSAFLGFVFATLAIIAARYDHSHTSFFVMPLLVMGFLFDTAFTLIRRWRAGEKVTEGHRSHLYQLLARSGWSHRQVSLLHYGMVVLQGGGAILMLHITGDQRVLIFIPFLLLHSLYAWLVIRRARAHGLLAGGQPD; encoded by the coding sequence ATGGACAGTCCGTGTCTCGCTGCCCTGGCGGGCATCACCGCCCGGGCCTTCCTGACCCACATCCTGTTCGGACTGGGACTCACCGCCCTGTCGGCGGCCATCACCTGGCTCATGGCCAGCCGGGTGCGGATCCTGGACATCCCCAACCAGCGCTCCTCCCACAGCCAGCCCACCCCCCGCTCCGGTGGCGTCGCCATCGTCCTCACCTTCCTGGTGGGTCTGGCCGCCATCTTCCTGTGGGGCGACCGCACCCCCATCGGTCGCCCCTACTTCCAGGGCTTCCTGGCCGCTTCCATGATCGTGGCGCTGATCTCCTTCGCCGATGACGTTCGCCCCCGTCCCTTGCTGGTCAGGCTGGCGGTGCAGACCGCCGCCTCCCTGGCGGTGCTGGCCGCAGGCATCGTCATCGACGAGATCGGTTTCCCCTGGCAAGGCACCATCGCTCTGGGCTGGCTCGCCTGGCCGGTCTCCCTCCTGTGGATCCTCGGGCTCACCAATGCCTTCAACTTCATGGACGGCCTTGATGGCCTGGCAGCCGGGGTGGCGGTGCTGGTCAGCCTCTTGTTCGCCCTCATCACCCTGAGCCAGGGCAGCACCTTCGTCTACATCACCTGCTACGCCGTGGCGGCGGGCGCCCTGGGCTTTCTGGCCTTCAACTTCTCGCCGGCCCGCATCTTTATGGGCGATGTGGGCAGTGCCTTCCTGGGCTTCGTTTTCGCCACCCTGGCCATCATCGCCGCCCGCTACGACCATTCTCACACCTCGTTCTTCGTCATGCCGCTTCTGGTCATGGGCTTCCTGTTCGACACCGCCTTCACCCTGATCCGGCGCTGGCGGGCCGGCGAGAAGGTCACCGAGGGCCACCGCAGCCACCTCTACCAGCTGCTGGCCCGGTCCGGCTGGAGCCACCGGCAGGTGAGCCTCCTCCACTACGGCATGGTGGTCCTGCAGGGTGGCGGTGCCATCCTCATGCTGCATATCACCGGCGACCAGCGGGTGCTGATCTTCATCCCCTTCCTGCTCCTGCATTCCCTCTACGCCTGGCTGGTGATCCGCCGGGCCCGGGCGCACGGGCTTTTGGCCGGCGGCCAGCCGGACTGA